The genomic interval CGTTTGAATACATTCGCATGTGGTGGCCGATGCAGGAATACTTCAACCTCGACAAGCCTGAAGGCCGCGAGCGCCTGGTCAACGCCATCACCAACCCCGACTTCCGGCAGGCGATCTTCAACATCTGGTTCTATCGCGATTACAAAAAGTACGGCGAACTGACGAACGTGGATTACAGCCTTTCGCGCTGGCCGGTGGCCGACCGAATGCGGCTCTACATTCGCAAAGATGTGGCCGCCCAGTTGTGGTCGCTGGGCATCGGCCCGACCGCGCTCGAGCCGGTTCCCGACGATCCTTACGCCAAGAACAAGGTTCAACTTGCCTCAGAGTTAACCTGGGGCGCAGGCGGGACGGGTGAGGGGCAGTTCAACTCTCCCCGCGTTGCGGCGGTTGCCCCGGATGGAACAGTGTATGTGGCCGACACGAAGAGCAACCGGATCGAGCAATTCACTGCCGAGGGTCAATTCATCCGCAGTTGGGGCGGCCTGGGCAAGATTGACGACGGCTCGGCCCTGCCCGGCACGTTCAACGAAGTGTGGGGCCTGGCGGTGGACAAGGACGGCAATGTGTTTGCCTCGGATACTTGGAACCACCGCGTTCAAAAGTTCACTGCCGACGGACAGTTCCTGACGATGTGGGGCACGTTTGGCCTGACCGAGGCCGGGTTGAGCGCGATGTGGGGGCCGCGCGGCCTGGCGGTGGACGAAGCCGGTAATGTCTACGTGGCCGACACTGGCAACAAACGCATTCTGGTGTTCGACAACAACGGGCAACCTTTGCGTTCGGTTGGCAAGGCCGGGGTGCTCGACGGTGAGCTTGACGAGCCGACGGGGGTGGCCGTTGCCGGCGACGGACGCATCTTTGTGGCCGACACCTGGAACCAGCGGGTGCAGGTCTTTTCAAACGACGGTTCGTATCTAGGCAAGTGGGAAGTGTTCGGTTGGTTCGGCCAATCGCTGGACAATAAGCCGAACCTTGTGCTGGACGGGCAAGGCAATCTTTATGCCAGCGATCCCGAAGGCTACCGCGTGATTGTTTTCAATGAAGGCGGGCAGTTCCTGTACACGTTTGGCGATTTTGGGGCGGATGGCGGCACGTTTGCGTTGCCAACCGGCCTGGCGGTGGGCGACGGCAAATTGTTTGTGGTGGACACCAACAACAACCGGGTGATGAGGTTTGGTCTGAACACCGGGCAGTAAGGGTTTGGTAAGGGTTGGTTTTTTGCCGAGCGTTTACTCAGACACCTGGCTGCAAGCCACCTGGTGTCTGAGTTGCCGTTTGGCGATGGTATAATCTGCGTCGCTCCAAAACATTCCCTCTCCTCTTCTCCACTGGAGGCCATTTTGAAACTTCACGAGTATCAATCTAAATTACTTTTTGCTCAACGCGGCATCCCAATTCCAAAAGGGCGGGTGGCGGCCACGGCGCAGGAAGCGCGTGAGATCGCCGCCGAGTTGGGGGGCCGGGTGGTCATCAAATCGCAAGTGCTGGTCGGCGGTCGAGGCAAGGCCGGCGGCATCAAGGTGGCGAAAAATTTGCAAGACGCCGAGGAGTTCGCGGCGCAGATTCTGGCGATGACGATCAAAGGCCTGCCGGTTCGCAAAGTGCTGGTGGACGAAGCGGCTGAGATCAAGACTGAAATTTATCTGGGCGTGACCAACGACCGGGCGGCCAAGTGCCCGGTGATGATGGCCTCGTCGGCGGGCGGGGTGGATATTGAAACCGTGGCCGCCGAGACGCCGGACAAGATCATCCGCGAACACATCAACCCCTTTTTGGGCTTGCGCGATTATCAGGCCCGCAACCTGGCGGCGGGCATCGGCCTGGCGCGCGAACACTGGAAGGCCTTCGGCCAGATTGCCGCCGGGCTGTATCAAACTTACTGGGACACCGACGCCACGCTGGCCGAGATCAACCCGCTGGTGATCAACGGCGCTAATCAGGTGGTGGCGTTGGACGGCAAGATTGTGGTGGACGACAACGCCCTCTTCCGTCACCCCGACCTGGCCGAGATGCGCGACGTGGACGAAGAAGCGCCCGCCGAGATTGAAGCGCGCAAGTACGGCCTGTCCTACGTGAATCTCGACGGCGAGATCGGGTGCATGGTGAACGGCGCCGGGCTGGCGATGGGCACGATGGACATCATCAGCCACTTTGGCGGCAAACCGGCCAACTTTCTCGACGTGGGCGGCGGGGCCACCGCCGATAAAGTGGCCGCCGCGTTGCGCATCATCCTCTCGGATAAAAACGTAAAAGCTGTGCTCTTCAACATCTTTGGCGGCATCACCCGTTGCGATGAAGTGGCGCGGGGCATCCTGAAGGCGCTGGACGAAGTGAAGACGGATGTGCCCATGGTGGTTCGCTTGGTGGGCACGAATGAAGAAGAAGGCCGCCAGCTTTTGGCCGAGGCCAAAATGACGACGGCCACTTCACTGGCCGACGCGGCTAAAAAAGCAGTGGCGGCGGCGAAAGGATAATTCTCCAATTCTCTAATCCTCTAATTCTCAATCAAAGAATTGGAGAATGGGAGGATTAGAGAATTAGCGATCGGTAATCGGCTATGAGCATTCTTGTAAACAAAGACACGCGGGTGATGGTTCAAGGCATTACGGGCCGCGAGGGCGCGTTTCATGCCCAGCAAATGCTGGCCTATGGCACGAAAGTCGTGGCCGGCGTCACGCCCGGCAAAGGCGGCGAGTGGGCCTGTGACGGCAAAGTGCCGGTCTTCGACACCTGCAAATCGGCAGTCGAGTCCACCGGGGCCGACTGTGCCTTGATTTACGTCCCGGCCCGGTTTGCGGCGGATGCGATATTTGAAGCCGCCGACTCCGGGGTATCGTTGATCGTCTGCATCACCGAAGGCGTGCCGGTGCAGGACATGATGAAGGTGCGTAACTATCTCGATCAGAAGAAGGTTCATCTGATCGGCCCCAATTGCCCCGGCTTGCTCACACCGGGCGAGGCCAAAGTTGGCATCATTCCCGGTTACATCGCCCGGCCCGGCAGTGTGGGCATTGTGGCCCGCAGTGGCACGCTCACCTACGAAGTGATCTACGCCATCACTCAGAGCGGGATGGGCCAATCGTCGTGTGTCGGAATCGGCGGCGACCCTGTGAAAGGCTTGAACTTTATTGATGTGCTGGCGATGTTTGAAGATGATCCGCACACCGACCGGGTGGTTTTGATCGGCGAGATTGGCGGCAACGACGAAGAGAGGGCCGCCGAGTTCATTGCCGAGCACATGACCAAGCCGGTGGTGGCCTTCATTGCCGGCCAGACCGCGCCGCCCGGCAAGCGCATGGGCCACGCCGGGGCCATCGTCGAAGGCGGCTCCGGCCTGGCCTCAGACAAGATTGCCGCCCTTGAACAGGCGCATGTCAAAGTGGCCAAGCATCCAGAGGAAATTCCGGCGTTGCTTGCCTGAACTCGATTGATAAACGCCGCAAAGGCAAAAGGCGCATCAGACGCTGAGTCCTTGTGGTTGTCTCAAGTCCGAAATCCGCTGAAGCTGTTTCAGGGATTTCGGACTTATCTTTCGTCTATCCAAATCACCCTCATGTCATTGATTCGTCGCTATGTTGACCCCGGCCTGTTGGCTGCACTGGCAATTGGCTTGCTGGCTTCGTGGCCGCTCCTGACCCGCCCCAGCCTGCCAACCATGACCGACGCCGAGATGCACATCTACCGGGCCGCCGAGATTCAGTCTGCGATCCAGCAAGGCAATTTGTACCCGCGCTGGGCCTCCGATTTTTATTTTGGCTACGGCTACCCGGTTTTCAATTTTTACTCGCCGCTGAGCTACCATCTCGCCGCCGACTACAGTTTGTTGACTCAAACGGATGTCGTTGCCGGGACAAAGTTCGTGCTGGTGCTGGCCTTTTGCCTCGGGGCGGTCGGCATGTATTTGTTTGGCCACGACCGCTGGGGGCCGCTGGCCGGCCTGGTGGCCTCGGCGGCCTTTGCCTTTTCGCCTTACATTTTGTATATCGATCCCCACGCGCGTGGCGACGTCCCTGAAACATTCGCCGTTGGCCTGGCCCCGCTCATGTTGTGGACGTTTGATCGGTTGCGGCGAACCGGCTCGCCGCGCCACCTGGCATTCTCCGGCCTCTCGCTGGCGGCGTTGATCCTCTCGCACCCGCTCATGGCGCTGGTGGTCTACAGCTTCCTGCTGGCCTTCCTGGCCTGGGAGACTCTGATCTCGCCCCTCGTGCCGCAGACTTATCTTGGCCCCGAACCACGCCGTTACATTCCGCAACTGGCCCTGGCCCTGGGCCTGGGGCTGGCCCTGGCCGCCTTCTACTGGTTGCCCGCCGGGCTGGAGCGCAGCGCCGTTCAACTTCACAACGTGGCCGGGCCGGGTTACTTCGACTTCCACAACTACTTCACCTCGTTGCGCGAACTGCTCTCGCCGTCGCACTACTTCGATCTGGGCGCAACCGAGCCGAGTTTCAATCACAACCTCGGCCTGCCACAGTGGCTGCTGGCCGTGGCTGGCGCCCTCACCATCTTCTCGGCCCGCCTGCGCCGCCTCGATACGATCTTCTTTGCCTTCGCCGCCCTGGCTTTTGTCTACGTCATCACCCAGGCCTCGGTGAACTTTTGGGAAGCCGTGCCCCTCATGTCGTTCTTCCAGTTTCCCACGCGCTTTCTCGGCCCGGCGGCCCTGGCCTTTGCCCCGTTGGCCGGCAACGCCGTGCGTTGGCTGGATCGTTTCGACGACAAACGTTTGCCAGTGATTGCCAGTTCGCTTTCCATTGGCTTCATCATCCTGGCCGCCATGCCTCTGCTGTACCCGCCACAATGGAGCGAGTTTGGCGCGGTGACGCCCCTGCGCATGATCGGCGTGGAGCTTCAGGGCCGGGCGCTCGGCACAACATCGGCCAACGACTTTTTGCCCGTCGGCGTGTCGGTGGTGCCTGGCGCCGAACCGGTCATACTCAATTCGTATCAGGCCGGCGATGTGCTGATCAACCGCGTTAATCGCGCCACCCTGCCCGCTGGCGCAAAAGTTTCACCTCAGGTTTTTAGCCACTACTACACACGCTACGAAGTCTCTTCGCCCGAAGCATTCGTCTTTCGCCTGTTCCTCTTCTATTTTCCCGGCTGGCAGGCGCGAGTGGACGGCCAGCTTGTGCCGATTGAGGTGGCCCAGCCCGACGGCTTCATCACTTTCAACGTCCCGGCAGGCACGCACACGGTGGAAGTTGATTTTGCCGACACCTGGCCCCGGCGGTTGGGTTGGGGACTAGCCTTTGTCGCGCTGATCGGTTTGCTGGGCGCGATCTGGCTGGCGGTGACAGGCGGGTCGGAACAGAGTGACGCAGCCCCGTTGGATTGGCGGCCTGCCCTGGGTCTGGCCGCCGTGCTGGTGTTGGCCGTTGGTCTTAAGTTGACCGCTGATCGATCCGGCTGGTTCCGCTACGAGTCC from Chloroflexota bacterium carries:
- the sucC gene encoding ADP-forming succinate--CoA ligase subunit beta, with amino-acid sequence MKLHEYQSKLLFAQRGIPIPKGRVAATAQEAREIAAELGGRVVIKSQVLVGGRGKAGGIKVAKNLQDAEEFAAQILAMTIKGLPVRKVLVDEAAEIKTEIYLGVTNDRAAKCPVMMASSAGGVDIETVAAETPDKIIREHINPFLGLRDYQARNLAAGIGLAREHWKAFGQIAAGLYQTYWDTDATLAEINPLVINGANQVVALDGKIVVDDNALFRHPDLAEMRDVDEEAPAEIEARKYGLSYVNLDGEIGCMVNGAGLAMGTMDIISHFGGKPANFLDVGGGATADKVAAALRIILSDKNVKAVLFNIFGGITRCDEVARGILKALDEVKTDVPMVVRLVGTNEEEGRQLLAEAKMTTATSLADAAKKAVAAAKG
- the sucD gene encoding succinate--CoA ligase subunit alpha, whose product is MSILVNKDTRVMVQGITGREGAFHAQQMLAYGTKVVAGVTPGKGGEWACDGKVPVFDTCKSAVESTGADCALIYVPARFAADAIFEAADSGVSLIVCITEGVPVQDMMKVRNYLDQKKVHLIGPNCPGLLTPGEAKVGIIPGYIARPGSVGIVARSGTLTYEVIYAITQSGMGQSSCVGIGGDPVKGLNFIDVLAMFEDDPHTDRVVLIGEIGGNDEERAAEFIAEHMTKPVVAFIAGQTAPPGKRMGHAGAIVEGGSGLASDKIAALEQAHVKVAKHPEEIPALLA
- a CDS encoding glycosyltransferase family 39 protein, translated to MSLIRRYVDPGLLAALAIGLLASWPLLTRPSLPTMTDAEMHIYRAAEIQSAIQQGNLYPRWASDFYFGYGYPVFNFYSPLSYHLAADYSLLTQTDVVAGTKFVLVLAFCLGAVGMYLFGHDRWGPLAGLVASAAFAFSPYILYIDPHARGDVPETFAVGLAPLMLWTFDRLRRTGSPRHLAFSGLSLAALILSHPLMALVVYSFLLAFLAWETLISPLVPQTYLGPEPRRYIPQLALALGLGLALAAFYWLPAGLERSAVQLHNVAGPGYFDFHNYFTSLRELLSPSHYFDLGATEPSFNHNLGLPQWLLAVAGALTIFSARLRRLDTIFFAFAALAFVYVITQASVNFWEAVPLMSFFQFPTRFLGPAALAFAPLAGNAVRWLDRFDDKRLPVIASSLSIGFIILAAMPLLYPPQWSEFGAVTPLRMIGVELQGRALGTTSANDFLPVGVSVVPGAEPVILNSYQAGDVLINRVNRATLPAGAKVSPQVFSHYYTRYEVSSPEAFVFRLFLFYFPGWQARVDGQLVPIEVAQPDGFITFNVPAGTHTVEVDFADTWPRRLGWGLAFVALIGLLGAIWLAVTGGSEQSDAAPLDWRPALGLAAVLVLAVGLKLTADRSGWFRYESTGNTVEVAQYEHYVKLDRGFQLLAYDVHSSAIRPGDPLTVTLYWKTQAPQPHNFQVYVHLLDAGGQLVAQSDKLNPADFPTSRWPADRYIRDEHALKFNADPPPGEYKLVVGLWNAGTGERLQPVTPTEVFAEGIVLPTRITIQP